TGCTGAGATAGAAGCAACCTGAGAGATTGACTCTCTATCTTCAACCGACTTTGAGTTCTTTGAAAGCTCATCTACCGCAGCATCCACAGCTTTTTGAATACCTTTTCTTATGATCATTGGGTTAGCCCCTGCAGTAACGTTTTTAATTCCCTGTTTGATCATAGCCTGCCCAAGAATTGTAGCAGTTGTAGTACCGTCACCTGCAACATCGTTAGTCTTTGTAGCAACCTCTTTTACTAGCTGAGCTCCCATATTTTCAAAATGGTCTTTTAACTCAATTTCTCTTGCGATAGTTACACCGTCATTAGTTATCTCAGGAGAACCAAACTTCTTCTCTAAAACAACGTTTCTCCCTTTAGGACCAAGGGTTACCTTCAAAGTATCTGCAAGTTTATCAACACCAGCTTCTAGTTCACGTCTGGCTTCTTCTCTAAATTTAATCTCTTTAGCCATTTTGCATTACCTCCTTTGTTCTTTATTTATTTATTCGATTACGGCCAGGATATCATCCTGACGCAGAATTAAGTACTTTTCATCATCTCTCTCAATTTCATTACCAGCAAACTTTGAGTAGATGATTTTATCTCCAACTTTTACTTCAGGCTCTACTCTATTACCATCATCTAATATCTTTCCAGAGCCTACTGCTACTACTTCACCTTCTTGAGGTTTTTCTTTAGCCTGTTCCGGCAATACTATGCCGCTTTTAGTCTTTTCTTCCTGCTGCTCTACAAGCTTAACTAAAACTCGATCTCCAAGTGGCTTGATACTCATCTTTTGTTACCCTCCTTTAATCTATCTATTTTTATTTATACACATTGTTAGCACTCGCAGTTATCGAGTGCTAATTACATTTATAATAATATACAAATTATGAAGCAAAATCAATAATTAAGCTAAAAAATACAACCCTCTCTCCTTTCAATATTTAAAATTATCTCCCACTATCTCTTACTAATTATAAATTTTACTTGATTTTGCATCTATCTGTTTTGGTATTATGGACTAGTTGAAACATATTTATACATTATCTGAACATTTTTATCCAGTGTTAATTCAACGGCAAAAAGTCTAGTAATACAACAGTGCAAATTTTTTAATAATAAGTTACAAATTAGTATTGTTTTTTCAGAAAATTTTTAATACTATATATATACCACCAAAAAAGTAGCTAATATTAAGGAGGTTTTTATTTTGCAGTCAACAGATCTAAAACAATGGTTTAAAAGTTACCCTGATGACATCCCTAAATCATTAGACTATCCAGACATCCCTCTATACGAAATTCTAGAACAAACTACAAAAAAATATCCGGATAAAACTGCTACCATTTTTTATAATGCTAAATTAAATTATAAAGAACTATATAAACAGGTGAATGCATTAGCAAAAAGTCTTCAAGACCTTGGAGTACAAAAAGGTGATCGTGTTTCTATAATGCTTCCAAATACACCTCAGCTTGTAATTGCTTACTATGCTGCTCTTAAGATAGGAGCAATAGTTGTACAAACAAATCCTCTTTACAAAGAAAATGAACTAAAACACCAAATGGTAGACAGCGGTTCAAAAGCCATCATTTCATTAGATATGTTTTATCCCACTATTCAAAGCGTAAGAAAAGATACACATTTAGAAAATGTTATCCTGACAAGTTTAAAAGATTATCTTGCTTTCCCATTAAACTTAATATACCCATTAAAAGAAAAAAAAGAAGGAAACAGCGTAAAAATACCAGCTCAAGAAGATATAATCTGGTTTAACTCTTTAGTAGAAAAAAATAAAGGCAGAGAACCACAAGCTCCTGACATTGACCCAAACGAAGACCTAGCCTTGATCCAGTATACAGGCGGAACTACAGGTACTTCAAAAGGAGCTATGCTAACACACAAAAACCTTGTATCCAATATCTATCAGATGAAACACTGGATCCCTGATCTAAAAGAAGGCGAAGAAGTAACGATGGGTGCTCTCCCATTCTTCCATGTTTATGGAATGACGGCATGTATGAACTACTCGATTGCCGCTGCCGGAACTTTAATACTAGTGCCTAAGTTTGAAGTAAATACTGTATTGAAGTTGATTAAAAAATATAAACCTACGCTGTTCCCAGGAGTTCCAACAATGTATATAGCTCTTTTAAATCATCCCGACATTGAGAAATATGATATTTCGTCCATAAGAGTCTGTTTAAGCGGGGCCGCACCATTGCCAGTAAAAGTTCAAAAACAATTTGAAGAAATCACAGGCGGAAAATTAGTAGAAGCCTATGGTCTTTCTGAGACTTCCCCCGCTGCCACCTGCAATCTAATATACGGCCATAGAGAAGAAGGAAGTATAGGTATCCCTGTACCAGATACAGACTGCAAGGTAATTAATCTAGAAACAGAAGAAGAGGAAGTCCCTATCGGCGAAAGGGGAGAGTTAGCGATAAAAGGTCCCCAGGTTATGAAAGGATACTGGAACATGCCTGAGGAAACTGAAGCTGTCCTTCGTGACGGTTGGTTCTATACAGGTGATATAGCAATAATGGACGAAAACGGCTTCTTCTATATTGTAGACAGGAAAAAAGATGTTATCCTAGCAGGAGGATTTAACATCTATCCCAGGGACATAGAAGAAGTACTCTACAAACACCCAAAAATCTCTGAAGCTTGCGTTATAGGAGTTAGTGACGATTATCGCGGCGAAACAGTAAAGGCATATGTAGTACCTAATGAAGGTGAAAATTTGACCGAAAGTGAACTTGAAAAATACTGCAAGGAACATCTGGCATCTTATAAAGTACCAAAGATTTTCGAACTAACCGATGAGCTTCCAAAAACCCTTGTTGGAAAGGTTTTAAGACGTTCATTAAGGGAACAAGAAGAAACCAAAGCAGTAAAAGAAACGGCTACATCAGAAGAACCTTCAGAAACTGGGTAAAGGTATTATCCTAACGTACCAACGACTCGCTAAAAATTTGCAAAACAAATGCAAATTAAATGCTCGCTTATGGTACGTTAGGATAATACGCCAAATACAAAAAAACTAAACGGATTACTCTCTTGCACATTCTGAAGCTTGGCCTGATAATGTCTCAAGAGCATGAGGGATTGCTGGAATTATTACATCCATGCATTCTTCTACAGCTTTTGGGCTTCCTGGCATATTGATAATAAGGGTTTTTCCTCTAACCCCCGATACCCCTCTGCTTAACATACCATGAGGGGTTTTTTTGATACTTTCATAGCGCATAGCTTCCGCTATTCCTGGTACCTCTTTTTCAATTATTTTTAGAGTTGCTTCCGGGGTAAAGTCTCTTGGACTTAGACCAGTACCTCCTGTAGTTAGTATTATATCTACTTTCTTTTCATCTGATAAATAACACATAACCTTTATTATTTCCTGTTCTTCATCGGGAAGAACCCTATACTCTTCCACTTCTATATCCAATTCATTAAGTTTTTTTTCTATTAGTTTCCCACTTTTATCTTCTCTTTCACCCTTTGAACCTTTATCACTTAGCGTCAATATCCCCGCTCTAAATGTCATGATCTATCTCCACCACCCTACATAATATCTTGATTAAAATATTTTTATATAATAATTTTGCACCTAAATTTCTGCCATTACCTCACCTGTTTTTGATAAGTCATAACCAGAGAGTTCGCCGACAGATTCTTTAAACTCATCACTTTTTAAACTTTTTAAAAGGTTTTTGATCCCGGACATTTCATAATATTTTTTTGGTATAATTAGATCAAATCTTTCCTTAGCCAAAAAAACAAAGTCAAGGTCTAAGGCTTCAGCTGCTGCCCTAATACCTAGTCCGACATCAGCCGCACCTCCGCTGACCGCTGCTGCAACAGATAGATGGTTTACCTCTTCCTTTTCATACCCCTTAATGTCATTAGATGAAATCTTTTCATTTTCTAGATGATAATCTAGTAACACCCTGGTACCTGCACCCCTTTGTCTATTGACAAGTCGGACATCTTCTCTTAAAAGATCTTTTATGTTTTTAATACCTTTAGGGTTATTTTTCTTAACAATAAACCCTTGATCTCTGTATATTAAGTTTATCACAATCAACTCTTCATCTTTGATATATTTTTTGATAAAAGAAGTGTTATATTCCCCTGTCTTTGGGTCAAGTAGATGAACACCTGCTAAATGGGCTTCTCCCCTAGCAATTGCCATGATACCACCCATACTACCTACATTAGTTGAAGCAAGATTATATGGATAATGGTTTTTGTGTAGGATTTCACCCAGCAGGTCTAGAGTTATATCATGGCTACCTATACTTACAAGGGTATTGTCCACCAGCTGTCTGGGTTTTAAAAGCTGTACCGTAACTTCTTCATCTTTGTCTAATCCTTCTTTCATTTGAGGAACTACGACTATCCCATCAGCCTCAACCATAGACATAACTATACCAGCACCTCTTTTTAGAGGAGAGGCAATATAATCACCATCTAACAGCCCAAGTTTAACTCTCACATATTCGGACGCATTTAAAGATGAGACTAATTTTTTGGATATTTTTGCTTTAACTTTTTCTCTTTCCAAATTTTCTTCACTTATCTTCTTCTGTCCCATTAACCAGTAATCAAGTAAAGGCTTAACAAAACACTCAAGGGCAATAAGAGCTGACACAGGATAACCTGGTATTCCAATTACAGGAGTATTATTTACCATACCAATTACAACTGGTTTTCCTGGTTTTATAGCAACCCCGTGGACCAACACTTCTCCTAGTTCGTCCACCACTTTATATGTATAATCCTCTCTACCTGCCGATGAGCCTGCGTTAATTATCACTAGATCAAAAGCATTTGAAAGATTATTAATTTCAGTTTTTAGCTTTTCATAATCATCTTCAACTTTCTCCTGTCTATAAGGTTCTCCGTCCCACTCCAAAACATTTCCTGCTATCATCCTGGAGTTATATTCTATTATGTCTCCTGGCTTCATATTTTCCCCAGGCTCGATTAATTCATCTCCTGTTGGCAAAACCCCAACTTTTGGAGGAATTTTTACCTTAATCTCTGTGATCCCCCCTGCCAAAAGCGCACCTATATCAACAGGGCGAAGTTTATGATTTGAGGGAACAATCATTTCGGTAGCTACTAGATCTTCTCCTATAGTCCTGACATTCTCCCACGGCGAAACTGATTTTACGATCTCTATCTCATCATCATTTAACCATTCAACCTCTTCAATCATGATCACAGAATCTGTACCTTTAGGGATAGGATCACCTGTATCAACTACAAAAGCCTCGCCTTTGGCAAGAGACAATGTCACTGGGTTTCTAGAGCTTGCTTCTCTAGTGTTTTTAGAATTAACAGCCACTCCATCCATTGCACTGGCATGATAATGAGGCGACGATACTCTGGCAAAAACGGGCTCACTTGTATACCTACCGCGGGCATTATCAACAAACACTTTCTCAGAACGTACATCACCCATTTCGCCTAAATCATCTAGTGCATCAAAAAGCTTTTTTCTTGCTTCTTCTAATGAAACATTTTCTAGATAAACCTTTCTATCATCTTTCATCGTTCAACCTCCTCAAAGTCTCTACGGAAAAAATATATAATTATAGTAAATATACTTCCACTTCTTCTCCTGACCTAAGCCCTTCTGTATTTCTTGGAATTTTAAGTAACCCTTCCGCCTCTACAAGGGTAAATATTAGTCCTGACTCTCCAAGTACCGGTATGACATTATAATTCCCATTTTCATTTTCTTGTAATTTGACCCGGACATAATCTTCTCTTCCTCCTCTTGAGGAAAGGTTGCGGGTAAGTTTCCCTCTAATTGTAGGCACAGGAGGTGAATCTTTTTTGCCGCTGATAATATCAATAGCTTTTTTGACAAATAACCTAAAGGTAACCATAGCACTCACAGGGTTGCCGGAGAGGCCAAATATGGGCTTATCATCAACCATCCCAAAGATAGTTGGTTTGCCAGGTTTTATTGAAATACCGTGAAATATCACCCCTGGATCACCGATCAAATTAATTACATCCGAAGTTACATCCTTCTCCCCTACAGAACTACCACCTGATACAATAACAAGGTCGTTTTCTTCTAAAGCCTTACTTATATATTCTTCTACTTTATCCTTATTATCAGGGCATATACCATAATTAATAGGCTTAGCCCCTGCTTCAAGAACCTCTGCGCTAAGAGCCCAGGAGTTAATATCCCTTATTTTGCCCGGGGTAAGTTCTTCAGAGGGTCCTATAATTTCATCTCCTGTTGAGATAATTCCTACTTTAGGTTTTTTATATACTTCTACTTCAGTAATCCCAAGAGCTGCCAAAGCCCCTAGATCCTGTGTTCTAATCTTATGACCACCTTCCAAAACTTTCTGGCCTTTTTTTACGTCTTCTCCAACTTTTATCACATTTTCACCTGGTGAAATAGGTTTGTTTATCAGAATAGAATCTTCTCCAAGGGCTTCTGTTTCCTCTATCATCACAACTGAATCGGTTCCCTGTGGAAGCATCCCACCAGTAGCTATCTCAACAACTTCTTCTTTTTTCACTTGTACTTCAGAAGCCTCTCCCATTAGTACCTTGCCTGCAAGAGTAAAAACTCCAGGAAAAGATTCACTGACTCCATAAGTTTCATCTGCCCTCACAGCATATCCATCAACTGTTGACCTAGAAAAAGGAGGCAGATCTAAAGAAGAGTGTATATCTTTATACACTATCCTGTTTAAAGACTCTTCTGTTGAAATTACTTCATTTAATTGTTTGTCATTATAATAACCTACACTTTTAAGAGTATAGATAATTTCGTTTATAGCTTCATCAACCGTCAAAACTTCTAGCATAGCAACCCGTACACCTCACTTATCTGATAACAAATAACAATTCTATCTCAATATAATCCCCATTCTAAAAACATCCTAATTGACAGCTAACTATCTTTATATCCATCTCATCTGCCATTTCTCCTACTTTTTTTAGGCTGTAAGAGTGCTTTTCACTTATCTCATAACAGCTAGAACATGATATTTTGCCATCTTTAGAATTCTCTTTTATTAGCTCTTTTAATCTTTGATCTTCATTTGACATTTCATCTACCCCCAATTATTAATTTTGATTCAACTGCAAAATTCATATGAACAAAGTTTTGTTTTTAATTGCAATACATCTTGATAAGAAAGCAGGAGAAATAAGGCCTAATAACAGGAGGTCATTAGCTAATCGAACTCAGGATGAGTTCTTAGATTTGGAAGCCTTATTTCGACTGCTGCCGAATCTTAGATGTATCAATTAAAAACACTATAATTATGTGAATAGACTTTTTGCAGCCTGGATCAATTTTCTATATATACTTTATTATAAAGTGATAATAATATCAAGCTAAGTTAATAAAAGAAGGACACGGAAAAAATAGGTTCTCCGTGTCCATTCTTCTACCATTAACCATTACGTTCATCACTTGCTTTAATTAACCTTCATATACCTCTTTTAAAACTTCCTGTGCATCTTCACCATCAGGTGTTTCCATTCCATCAACCCATTCGAGAACTAAGTCAAGGTTTTCTTCTACCCACTCTTGGGCAACTTCTTCAGCTGGTCTTTCATAATAACCATGCTCGTATACCCAATCATTTACAATATCTTCATCAACGTCAAATTGAATAAAATACTTAGCAAGGTTTGGGTTCTCTTCTTCAAAACCAGGTCTTGATATTGTACCTACTTTTTCACCTTCACCCCAGATACCTTCAGGATCATCGAGATATTCCATATCAAATAGGACATTCATATAATGAG
The Natranaerofaba carboxydovora genome window above contains:
- the groES gene encoding co-chaperone GroES, translated to MSIKPLGDRVLVKLVEQQEEKTKSGIVLPEQAKEKPQEGEVVAVGSGKILDDGNRVEPEVKVGDKIIYSKFAGNEIERDDEKYLILRQDDILAVIE
- a CDS encoding long-chain-fatty-acid--CoA ligase, producing MQSTDLKQWFKSYPDDIPKSLDYPDIPLYEILEQTTKKYPDKTATIFYNAKLNYKELYKQVNALAKSLQDLGVQKGDRVSIMLPNTPQLVIAYYAALKIGAIVVQTNPLYKENELKHQMVDSGSKAIISLDMFYPTIQSVRKDTHLENVILTSLKDYLAFPLNLIYPLKEKKEGNSVKIPAQEDIIWFNSLVEKNKGREPQAPDIDPNEDLALIQYTGGTTGTSKGAMLTHKNLVSNIYQMKHWIPDLKEGEEVTMGALPFFHVYGMTACMNYSIAAAGTLILVPKFEVNTVLKLIKKYKPTLFPGVPTMYIALLNHPDIEKYDISSIRVCLSGAAPLPVKVQKQFEEITGGKLVEAYGLSETSPAATCNLIYGHREEGSIGIPVPDTDCKVINLETEEEEVPIGERGELAIKGPQVMKGYWNMPEETEAVLRDGWFYTGDIAIMDENGFFYIVDRKKDVILAGGFNIYPRDIEEVLYKHPKISEACVIGVSDDYRGETVKAYVVPNEGENLTESELEKYCKEHLASYKVPKIFELTDELPKTLVGKVLRRSLREQEETKAVKETATSEEPSETG
- a CDS encoding MogA/MoaB family molybdenum cofactor biosynthesis protein yields the protein MTFRAGILTLSDKGSKGEREDKSGKLIEKKLNELDIEVEEYRVLPDEEQEIIKVMCYLSDEKKVDIILTTGGTGLSPRDFTPEATLKIIEKEVPGIAEAMRYESIKKTPHGMLSRGVSGVRGKTLIINMPGSPKAVEECMDVIIPAIPHALETLSGQASECARE
- a CDS encoding molybdopterin biosynthesis protein, with the protein product MKDDRKVYLENVSLEEARKKLFDALDDLGEMGDVRSEKVFVDNARGRYTSEPVFARVSSPHYHASAMDGVAVNSKNTREASSRNPVTLSLAKGEAFVVDTGDPIPKGTDSVIMIEEVEWLNDDEIEIVKSVSPWENVRTIGEDLVATEMIVPSNHKLRPVDIGALLAGGITEIKVKIPPKVGVLPTGDELIEPGENMKPGDIIEYNSRMIAGNVLEWDGEPYRQEKVEDDYEKLKTEINNLSNAFDLVIINAGSSAGREDYTYKVVDELGEVLVHGVAIKPGKPVVIGMVNNTPVIGIPGYPVSALIALECFVKPLLDYWLMGQKKISEENLEREKVKAKISKKLVSSLNASEYVRVKLGLLDGDYIASPLKRGAGIVMSMVEADGIVVVPQMKEGLDKDEEVTVQLLKPRQLVDNTLVSIGSHDITLDLLGEILHKNHYPYNLASTNVGSMGGIMAIARGEAHLAGVHLLDPKTGEYNTSFIKKYIKDEELIVINLIYRDQGFIVKKNNPKGIKNIKDLLREDVRLVNRQRGAGTRVLLDYHLENEKISSNDIKGYEKEEVNHLSVAAAVSGGAADVGLGIRAAAEALDLDFVFLAKERFDLIIPKKYYEMSGIKNLLKSLKSDEFKESVGELSGYDLSKTGEVMAEI
- the glp gene encoding gephyrin-like molybdotransferase Glp → MLEVLTVDEAINEIIYTLKSVGYYNDKQLNEVISTEESLNRIVYKDIHSSLDLPPFSRSTVDGYAVRADETYGVSESFPGVFTLAGKVLMGEASEVQVKKEEVVEIATGGMLPQGTDSVVMIEETEALGEDSILINKPISPGENVIKVGEDVKKGQKVLEGGHKIRTQDLGALAALGITEVEVYKKPKVGIISTGDEIIGPSEELTPGKIRDINSWALSAEVLEAGAKPINYGICPDNKDKVEEYISKALEENDLVIVSGGSSVGEKDVTSDVINLIGDPGVIFHGISIKPGKPTIFGMVDDKPIFGLSGNPVSAMVTFRLFVKKAIDIISGKKDSPPVPTIRGKLTRNLSSRGGREDYVRVKLQENENGNYNVIPVLGESGLIFTLVEAEGLLKIPRNTEGLRSGEEVEVYLL